From Aquabacter sp. L1I39, the proteins below share one genomic window:
- a CDS encoding amino acid ABC transporter permease has protein sequence MSKSSLSAPLVVAPPAATAAGPDSVLPVLLPYRLRPTAPLRWPRLGLISWVGIAGLALFIGGVAHAQSGADRLSAIAVIWKWSPLLLSGFAFNILISVLSMSLGTVAGLALGLAQLGENALLRKAAWGATQFFRNAPWLVLLFFAMFMIPFQFRIFGTTIPFPDWVKAVIGFALPVMANVSEIVRGAVASLPSGQWEAAESLAFSRRQTMWRIILPQCIKRMLPPWMNLYSLVTMATVQASIVGVTEMLTLTAQVHAAEGGRPDLLAPLYGFAMLCFFLYCYPIERFTLYLERRFQLHQ, from the coding sequence ATGAGCAAGTCCTCCCTTTCCGCTCCCCTCGTCGTCGCCCCGCCCGCCGCCACCGCCGCCGGCCCGGACAGCGTGCTGCCCGTTCTCCTGCCCTATCGCCTGCGTCCCACGGCGCCGCTGCGCTGGCCCCGCCTCGGGCTCATCTCGTGGGTGGGGATTGCCGGCCTTGCCTTGTTCATCGGTGGCGTCGCCCATGCCCAGTCGGGGGCGGACCGGCTCTCGGCCATTGCGGTGATCTGGAAATGGTCGCCCCTTCTTCTGTCGGGCTTTGCCTTCAACATTCTCATTTCCGTGCTCTCCATGTCGCTCGGCACGGTGGCGGGCCTCGCCCTTGGCCTGGCCCAGCTCGGCGAGAACGCGCTCCTGCGCAAGGCGGCCTGGGGCGCCACCCAGTTCTTCCGCAATGCGCCCTGGCTGGTGCTCCTGTTCTTCGCCATGTTCATGATCCCGTTCCAGTTCCGGATCTTCGGCACCACCATTCCCTTCCCCGACTGGGTGAAGGCGGTGATCGGCTTTGCCCTGCCGGTGATGGCGAACGTGTCGGAGATCGTGCGCGGCGCGGTGGCCTCGCTGCCGTCGGGCCAATGGGAGGCGGCGGAATCGCTGGCCTTCTCCCGTCGCCAGACCATGTGGCGGATCATCCTGCCCCAGTGCATCAAGCGCATGCTGCCGCCCTGGATGAACCTTTATTCCCTGGTCACCATGGCCACCGTGCAGGCCTCCATCGTGGGGGTGACGGAAATGCTTACCCTGACGGCGCAGGTGCACGCCGCCGAGGGCGGCCGGCCGGACCTGCTGGCGCCGCTCTATGGCTTCGCCATGCTGTGCTTCTTCCTCTACTGCTATCCCATCGAGCGCTTCACCCTCTATCTGGAGCGGCGCTTCCAACTCCACCAGTGA
- a CDS encoding amino acid ABC transporter permease, producing the protein MEMVSEWFRELYETTGINLTIVYDAYDRQRFLSGLGMTVYLSVVCIFISLVIGAVGAWAQGSPLRIVRALVNGFVIIFRNTPPLVQIFFFYFGLGQILPRIEGADGMRVPLLSNVQWAIVSLSLFAGAFNVEIFRSGLEAVPRTTTEAAEALGYTRLGVYRHVLLPLALRICLPALNNNLVNLLKTTTLAYAIAVPETLYVSKQIWTDSQNVPVMMIVLLIVYTALVGMLVFIMHRWEKMLAIPGFGQAGAK; encoded by the coding sequence ATGGAAATGGTCTCGGAATGGTTTCGTGAACTCTACGAAACCACGGGCATCAACCTGACCATCGTCTATGACGCCTATGACCGGCAGCGCTTCCTGTCGGGCCTCGGCATGACGGTGTACCTGTCGGTGGTGTGCATCTTCATCAGCCTCGTCATCGGGGCGGTGGGTGCCTGGGCGCAGGGCAGCCCGCTGCGCATCGTGCGGGCGCTGGTGAACGGCTTCGTCATCATCTTCCGCAACACACCGCCGCTGGTGCAGATCTTCTTCTTCTATTTCGGCCTCGGCCAGATCCTGCCCCGCATCGAGGGCGCGGACGGCATGCGCGTGCCCCTGCTGTCCAACGTGCAATGGGCCATCGTCTCCCTGTCCTTGTTCGCGGGCGCCTTCAACGTGGAGATCTTCCGGTCCGGCCTTGAGGCGGTGCCGCGCACCACCACGGAAGCGGCGGAGGCGCTCGGCTATACCCGCCTTGGCGTCTACCGCCACGTGCTCTTGCCGCTCGCCTTGCGCATCTGCCTGCCGGCGCTCAACAACAATCTGGTCAATCTGCTGAAGACCACGACGCTGGCCTATGCCATCGCGGTGCCCGAGACGCTCTATGTCTCCAAACAGATCTGGACCGACAGCCAGAATGTGCCGGTGATGATGATCGTGCTGCTCATCGTCTACACGGCGCTGGTGGGGATGCTGGTCTTCATCATGCACCGGTGGGAGAAGATGCTGGCCATTCCCGGCTTCGGCCAGGCGGGTGCGAAATGA
- a CDS encoding transporter substrate-binding domain-containing protein, with the protein MKKLLIAAGLALAVGSLPASADVLDKIKEKGVLVVGVKADYKPFGFRDPSGAIVGIEPDLAADVAKRLGVKLELVPVISANRIEFLQQGKIDLMIATMSDKPERRKAVLAIDPQYYSDSVNILLSKKAKLGSWEDLKGKVLCGTSGAWYNKEVSAKYGAEVKAFDGSEKPLFALKGGECIGYLYDQTFVQGKLLDAEWNTDYAMPLPGVMEAPWILAVAPGEDKFAKFMTDTTIDWMKTGFIVSEEKKWGIEPTDYSKRMHEKYKGS; encoded by the coding sequence ATGAAGAAGCTTTTGATCGCAGCGGGCCTCGCCCTGGCCGTGGGAAGCCTGCCCGCTTCCGCCGACGTGCTCGACAAGATCAAGGAAAAGGGCGTGCTGGTGGTGGGCGTGAAGGCCGACTACAAGCCCTTCGGCTTCCGCGATCCCTCTGGCGCGATTGTGGGCATCGAGCCTGATCTTGCGGCAGACGTGGCCAAGCGCCTGGGCGTGAAGCTGGAACTGGTGCCGGTCATCTCCGCCAACCGGATCGAGTTCCTGCAGCAGGGCAAGATCGACCTGATGATCGCCACCATGTCGGACAAGCCCGAGCGCCGCAAAGCGGTGCTGGCGATCGACCCGCAATATTATTCCGACAGCGTCAACATCCTCCTGTCCAAGAAGGCCAAGCTCGGCAGCTGGGAAGACCTGAAGGGCAAGGTGCTCTGCGGCACGTCGGGCGCCTGGTACAACAAGGAAGTCTCCGCCAAATACGGCGCCGAGGTCAAAGCTTTCGACGGCTCGGAAAAGCCCCTGTTCGCCCTCAAGGGCGGCGAGTGCATCGGCTACCTGTATGACCAGACCTTCGTCCAGGGCAAGCTGCTGGATGCCGAGTGGAACACCGACTATGCCATGCCGCTCCCGGGCGTGATGGAGGCCCCCTGGATCCTGGCGGTGGCCCCCGGCGAGGACAAGTTCGCCAAGTTCATGACCGACACCACCATCGACTGGATGAAGACCGGCTTCATCGTCAGCGAAGAGAAGAAGTGGGGCATCGAGCCCACCGACTATTCCAAGCGCATGCATGAGAAGTACAAGGGCAGCTGA
- a CDS encoding VOC family protein, with protein MIVQPYLFFDGRCAEALDFYKAALGAEVEMMMRFGEAPPAPDGAPSEGCGPGPGAQNADKIMHASFRVGDTVIMASDGNCGEAPKFEGFSLSITVSDAATCNRVFAALGEDGAVIQPVMATFFSPAFGMVRDKFGVSWMVLVYG; from the coding sequence ATGATCGTACAGCCTTATCTGTTCTTCGACGGCCGCTGCGCTGAGGCGCTCGACTTCTACAAGGCGGCGCTGGGCGCCGAGGTGGAGATGATGATGCGCTTCGGCGAGGCGCCCCCCGCGCCCGATGGCGCCCCTTCCGAAGGCTGCGGTCCCGGCCCTGGGGCGCAGAATGCCGACAAGATCATGCACGCCTCCTTCCGGGTGGGCGACACGGTCATCATGGCCTCCGACGGAAATTGCGGCGAGGCACCGAAATTCGAGGGCTTCTCCCTTTCCATCACGGTCTCGGACGCGGCCACCTGCAACCGTGTGTTCGCGGCGCTGGGCGAAGACGGGGCCGTGATCCAGCCGGTCATGGCCACCTTTTTCTCGCCTGCTTTCGGCATGGTGCGGGACAAGTTTGGGGTCTCATGGATGGTTCTCGTCTATGGCTGA